A window of the Eulemur rufifrons isolate Redbay chromosome 6, OSU_ERuf_1, whole genome shotgun sequence genome harbors these coding sequences:
- the CHRM1 gene encoding muscarinic acetylcholine receptor M1 — MNTSAPPAVSPNITVLAPGKGPWQVAFIGITTGLLSLATVTGNLLVLISFKVNTELKTVNNYFLLSLACADLIIGTFSMNLYTTYLLMGHWALGTLACDLWLALDYVASNASVMNLLLISFDRYFSVTRPLSYRAKRTPRRAALMIGLAWLVSFILWAPAILFWQYLVGERTVLAGQCYIQFLSQPIITFGTAMAAFYLPVTVMCTLYWRIYRETENRARELAALQGSETPGKGGGSSSSSERSQPGAEGSPETPSGRCCRCCRAPRLLQAYSWKEEEEEDEGSMESLTSSEGEEPGSEVVIKMPMVDPEAQAPTKQPPRSSPNTVKRPTRKGRDRAGKSQKPRGKEQLAKRKTFSLVKEKKAARTLSAILLAFILTWTPYNIMVLVSTFCKDCVPETLWELGYWLCYVNSTINPMCYALCNKAFRDTFRLLLLCRWDKRRWRKIPKRPGSVHRTPSRQC, encoded by the coding sequence ATGAACACCTCAGCCCCACCTGCCGTCAGCCCCAACATCACCGTCCTGGCACCAGGAAAGGGTCCCTGGCAAGTGGCCTTCATTGGGATCACCACAGGCCTCCTGTCCCTGGCCACAGTGACAGGTAACCTGCTGGTACTCATCTCCTTCAAGGTCAACACGGAGCTCAAGACAGTCAATAACTACTTCCTGCTGAGCCTGGCCTGCGCCGACCTGATCATCGGCACCTTCTCCATGAACCTGTACACCACCTACCTGCTCATGGGCCACTGGGCTCTGGGCACGCTGGCTTGCGACCTCTGGCTGGCCCTGGACTATGTGGCCAGCAATGCCTCTGTCATGAATCTGCTGCTCATCAGCTTCGACCGCTACTTCTCCGTGACCCGGCCCCTCAGCTACCGCGCCAAGCGCACACCCCGCCGGGCAGCTCTGATGATCGGCCTGGCCTGGCTGGTTTCCTTCATCCTCTGGGCCCCAGCCATCCTCTTCTGGCAGTACCTGGTAGGAGAGCGGACAGTGCTGGCCGGGCAGTGCTACATCCAGTTCCTCTCCCAGCCCATCATCACCTTTGGCACAGCCATGGCCGCCTTCTACCTCCCTGTCACAGTCATGTGCACGCTCTACTGGCGCATCTACCGGGAGACGGAGAACCGGGCACGGGAGCTGGCAGCCCTTCAGGGCTCTGAGACACCAGGCAAaggaggtggcagcagcagcagctcagaGCGGTCTCAGCCAGGGGCGGAGGGATCACCAGAGACTCCTTCAGGCCGCTGCTGTCGCTGTTGCCGGGCCCCCCGGCTGCTGCAGGCGTACAgctggaaagaggaagaggaagaggatgaaGGCTCCATGGAGTCCCTCACATCCTCGGAGGGTGAGGAGCCTGGCTCTGAAGTGGTGATCAAGATGCCCATGGTGGACCCCGAGGCACAAGCCCCCACCAAGCAGCCCCCCCGGAGCTCCCCGAATACAGTCAAGCGGCCAACCAGGAAAGGGCGTGATCGAGCGGGCAAGAGCCAGAAGCCCCGCGGGAAGGAGCAGCTGGCCAAGCGGAAGACCTTCTCGCTGGTCAAGGAGAAGAAGGCGGCTCGGACCCTGAGTGCCATCCTGCTGGCCTTCATCCTCACCTGGACACCGTACAACATCATGGTGCTGGTGTCCACCTTCTGCAAGGACTGTGTTCCCGAGACCCTGTGGGAGCTGGGCTACTGGCTGTGCTACGTCAACAGCACCATCAACCCCATGTGCTACGCACTCTGCAACAAAGCCTTCCGGGACACCTTCCGCCTGCTGCTGCTCTGCCGCTGGGACAAGAGACGCTGGCGCAAGATCCCAAAGCGCCCTGGCTCCGTGCACCGCACCCCCTCCCGCCAATGCTGA